The Nocardia terpenica nucleotide sequence GGCCAGCCCTACGGCGCGCCCTACCAACAGGGTTATCCCGCACAGCCGTTCACGCCGCCCCCGCCGCGGCGCGGCAACACCGGCTGGATCATCGCCGCAGTGATCGGGCTCGTGGTGGTCGTCGGCGTGGTGATCGGCGCCATCGCGCTGACCGGCACGAGCGACGATCACAAGTCCGCGGTCGGACCCACCGTCGACAAGAAGAAGACCGACGGCAACTACTCGATGACCAACGTGACCAGCGCCTGCGCGCTCGTCGACCCCACGGTGCTGCGCAAGTGGGCCCCCAACCCGAAGGGCACGCCCGAACACACCGAGCGCCAGCCCGACACCAACTACGGCGGCGGCTCGCTGAGCTGCCGCGCCCAGTACGACGGCGCGGGCAAATACGGCAGCCAAGGCTCCGACCTCAAGCTGGACGCGGGCTTCGCCAGCCTGTACGGCACCCCCGACTTCAACAACTGGAAGGACTACGACACCAAGACCACCGGCAGCGGCCGCTCCTCCGGCGCCATCACCGGCCTGGGCGAACAGGCGTACTACGCCGTCTACGAGCAGAACTACTCCACCTTCACCTCCCTCGACTACACCTGCGCCGTCCTGGACTCCAACCTCTCCGCCAAGATCACCCTGAGCATCGAGTCCGCCACCCCCACCAACAGGGACGACATCGCCACCACCTGCAAGGACCAACTGAAAAAGGTCCTGACCACCCTCCACAAATAACCCCCCTGACCAGCCCAATTTGGCCCACCCCGGGGTCCTACCGGTATATTGCTGAGCGGAGGATTCGCCTAGTGGCCTATGGCGCTCGCCTGGAACGCGGGTTGGGTTAACGCCCTCAGGGGTTCAAATCCCCTATCCTCCGCTGGAGAACCTGCAGGTCGGGGGCAGATTTCGGTTTGCCCCCGGTTTGCGGTCAACGAGCGGTCAACAGGCTCAGACCATCTGGTTTGCTGGCGGCATTTCGAGGTCCCGTCGGGGCGGTTCGCGAGAACCGTCACTACTGGAAGTTCCTCGAGAGGTTTTCATGGCTAGCATCCGCGAGCGCACGCGTCGCGACGGCAGCTCCTACTACCAGATCCTGTATCGCTACCAGGGCTGTCAGCCCTCGGAGAAGTTCGACACCCGGCCCGAGGCCGAACGCTGGCTCGCCGTCCTGAACCGGGTCGGGGTCGTGGAGTGGCTGCGCATGCTCTACTCCACCGATACCGAGCCCGCCGACATCGTCTCGGTGCCCACGGTCCATGAGATCTGCACCGAGATCATCGACGGCCTCACCGGCATCGAGAAGGGAACGCGCACCCGGTACAAGAGGATCCTCGTCAACGACATCGAACCGTTCTTTGGCGCGGATTCCCCCTGCACGGTGATCACCGATCTGACAATCCCGAAATGGGTCAACCATCTCGCCGAGAACGTCGGTAACGCCGCGAAGACGATCGCCAACAAGCACGGTGTGCTGTTCCAGCTGTGTAAGGCGCTGGTGCGCCGCAAGCTGCTGCCCGAGAACCCGTGCGCGCATACGAAACTGCCGCGCGTGGTGCAGACGGAGATGGCATTCCTGGAACCCGACGAGTTCGCGGCACTGCTGGCGGCGTTACCGGAGCGGTGGCGGCTGCTGGTGGAGTTCCTGATCGCTTCGGGCGCGCGGTGGGGTGAGGTGACCGCGCTGCAGGTGCGCGATATCCACCGCACCAAACTCACCGCGCGCATCAACAAGGCGTGGAAGTACACCGGAAGCCAGCCAGTGTTGGGTGCGCCGAAGACCAAGAAGTCCACCCGCACCATCAACCTGCCCGACCATCTCGTCGCGCGACTACCCCTGGAAAGCCGCCATCCCGACGAGTGGCTGTTCGCGCTCGACGACAGCTCGCCGGTGCGGATCTGGTACTTCTACAAGGACGTGTGGGTGCCCACCCGCGACGCGCTCTCCCTGATGAAGGGGGATCCGTTGAACGGCAAGAAGCCTCGCATCCACGACCTGCGGCACTCCTGCGCGGCCTGGATGCTCACCGCCGGAGTGCCGATCCACGTGGTGCAGGCCCATCTCGGGCACGAGTCGATCAAGACCACCGTGGACGTCTACGGGCACCTGGACCGCAATGCCGCCGCGTCGGCGGCAGCGGTGATCGGCGCGAACCTCGCACCGCGCCAGCCTGATCCGGCACCGACCCCCGCGCCCACCCCGGACAGTGGCGGTTCGGCGGCGGTGTTGTTCTTCCCCACCCCGGCAGCGGACGGGAAAGCGGCATAGCGATGGGAGACAACACGACTCGGTTCCCCGGCGCGCTGGACACCCTGCAGTATCAGGGCATCACCGAGCAGATGCCGCTGCCGTGGCAGGTGTTCACCGATTTCCTGGTGATCTCCGGAGCCCGGCTCGGCGAAGCCGCCGCGCTGGCCGACACCGACCTCGACCCGGGCTCTGGGGCGGGCCGGATCGCACGGGCCTGGCTGCCCGGCCCCGGCGGGTGGGTCCTGGCCGACTCACCGTGCCCGCGCAGGTTCGCGTTGCCGCAGAACCTGTTCGACCGCCTGGAAGTCGGCGGCAGCGGCGCGGAGTTGTTCCGAATCGACGGCACGTGCGGGCCGGGCTTGATGACCCGCTTCGTCGGGCAGGTGTGGCGGCCAGCGGTCGACGCGGTCGTCGACACCCTGCTGGGCGGTCGGCGGCCCGCTGTGGCCGCGCTGCGTACCACGTGCGGGCTGTGGCTGGCCGAAGCGGGCGTGCCCTGGACGGTGATCGCCGCGCAACTCGGCTACCGCGATGTCGCCTCGTTCGCGCGCCGCAATCTCGACCTGCTCGCACCGACCGCCCACGCGCAGTAGACACCGGCCAGGTCGGGCGCGGACCTGCGCGCCCGGCCTGTTGCCGCGCAACGTTTTCCGGCCTGATCAGCGCGTTGACTTCGTGGCTGGTCAGAGCGTTCATGGTGTCGCACGGAACGAAAACAGCACCGACAGAAAGTGATTCGAGATGACCGACACCCCCACCGATCGAGAACTGACCGACCTGCTCCGCGAGCTGGGCGAGATCATCGACGGCCACAACGCCCTCGACATCAAAGCCCACGGGCAGCGCGCCGTATCATATTGGGTGCTGGAGGCTCCCCGGCGCGGCCAGGAAATGGCCGCCTACGCACAGAAACTGCAGCGAGCCGCCGAGATCACCACGATCCTCGCCCGCGCCGGCGAGTAGCAGGCCCCCTCAGCCTCGCCGCCCCGGTACGACCGCGGGCGGCGGGTCCCGTTGCGGCCCTTCTGGTGTGGATTCGGCGGAGACATTCCGGTTGGACTCGACTAGCGCTCGGCAGCTGAACTTTGCTCGGAAGCCTCGCCTGCCCGCCGGTCGAGAATGCGGAAGATCTCCGACGCTAGACTGAGCGCCGAGAGTGTCACCCACACAATGGCTGTGTCGTTCGCCGACAACCGGACAACGTGTTTGTCGAGCTCGGCGACATGGACTGTCTCAGCGCTGGAAAACCCATGAATCGCCCAGCCTCGACCATGTGCAAATCCGGAGCACAGCCGCCAGGCAAAGAGGATCTGCAGAGCCCCTGCCGCGTGCTGGTCCGTGTACTTCACTGCCACCGTACTGCTGTGGCCTCTGCGTATTTCGGCGACGGCGACGCCAGCGGTCCGCCGTGCCACATCTTCCAGCCCACGCAGAGTTGATTCTTTCTTGCCGTCCTCGATCGTTCCGAGTGCCCCTGGCGCCTGGAGTGCCCGGTCGGCATCCAGGCAATTCTGCGCCCACCACCGAAGGGCCCGCTCCACCCGAGTAGACCGCTCATCCGGATGCACGATCCAATACCCGATCGACAGATTCTCCAACGCGCCGCGAGCGAGGCTGAATGGTGCCGAGATGCTGAGTACGGGACCATCGACGACATGTGACTTCAGCGCATGTAGATGGTCCAAGCCCGAGGCCAGACACGATCTGACAGCCGCAGTAACCGAGTAGGACAAGGGCCGGAACACTGCGTCGTCACCCGCCAGCACAGAGCCGGGAGCGGACTGAAACGCGCGAGCTGAGCGGACACGCTCCAGCGCATCGTCGATGTCGGGACCGACGTCATTCCATATGGCGTCGATCACCTCACCGGGCAGATCTTCCGGTTCGGGCATGAAACCAGTGAATCACCGAACTTGCCATCTTCCTAAGGGAATTCGATGGTGTGAATCATCAGTCTGGACTGCCGCAGATACTGCCGTCGGATTGACCAGCGTAGCCACGATGCGCCTTCTCGTACGCGACCCGTCGGGCGTCGTAGTCGAACATCGAAAAGCATTATCCTCCTGGCCGGTTCCAGCTTCCAACCCCGGACACCACCCGCCGGTAGTAGTTGCGGTGGTGGTGTTCGAGGCAGGCTGCTGGCGCGGAGTCAGGCGTTGGGGATCATGTACCGCTTGGGAGCCTCGCAGATCTTCACCGCGATTCCGTCGGCTACGAGCTTTTCTAGCGCGTTGGCCACCGCGCCGACCGAGCGGCCGAGGTCTTTCCCGATCGCGGTAGGCCCGAATTCCCTTCCCGCGCAGTCGCGCAGGAACTCCTCGACCATCCCGCGCAGTCCGCCCGGCGGCAGCCGCTTGCCCTGCGCGGCGGGGGCGGGAGCCGTCGTCGGCTCGGCCGTCTCCGTGTCGGCGGGAGCGTCCGGGGCAGGCTCGGTCGTGTCAGGTTCCGGCTGCTCCTCCTGCTCCAGGGTGGCGGAAGGAGCGGTGTCCGGGGCGGTGTCGGTCGCTACGGCCTCGTCGGCGGGCTCGGCGGGTGCTTGCGCCTCAGCCGGTTCCGGCGCGGACTCGGTCGCCTCAGCGGGCGTGGTGGGCTGGCCAGTGAGTCCCGCGCGCGCCTCGGTCTCGTCGGTGGCGGGGGTCTCGGCGGATGCGCTGTCGGCGGCGGGGGTGTGCGGCCACCAGCGGTCGGCGGGCCGCTGCGCCGACCCGTCGGCCTCGCCTTCGGTGCGGTAGGCGGTGCCGGTGCGCTCCAGGGCGACCAGCAGCTTGCGGGCGGTCGAGCCCCCGATCCCCGCAGTCTCGGCGAGGCCCTTCGCCGTCGATCCCGGGGCTTGCTGCAGTGCTGCCCACAGCTTCTCGGCGGTCGGGGTCGCGGTCGCGGTAGCGGCAGTCATGAGGTCTCCTCGTGCTAGTTCGGTTGGTGTGCAACCCGTTCCGGGTTGGTAGCCGCCGGTGTGCTCGGCTACGACACCATGAACGCTCTCCCTCGCTACGAAGTCAAGTCGCCGACAAATCCAATAACGTTGCACAGCAATGCTTTTCGTCGAAATTACGAGTTGCGTTCCCAGTGGAACAGAGCGTTCATGGTGTGGCACCACCAACCGTCCCGAAGGAGGCACGAAACGTGACCGGCACGAATACGACCTACGAGCACTTCATCTACGGGCCTACCGAGCAGGCGCTGGCCCGCGTCGCCGACGAACTGACTGCCGCCGGGTACCTCGTGCTCGACCCGCCCGACTTCGATTCCTGGCGCGCAGACCGAGATCCCGGCATCGGCTGGGGCCTGACCGCCTACGGATCGCTGGACAAGGCGTTCGCCGACGCAGGACGCGACGACATCGAAGCCGCTTGCACCAAGCACGGCGCGCGTTACGACGGGGGCGGATGCTTCATCGCGCCGCCCAACCCCCGCGACTGAAGCGGGATCAAACGCGACGGCGGGTCGGTCAGGCCCGCCGCGCGGAGGAACCCACCGCAGGCCCGTAGACCGGCGGCGCGCCGTACTTGCGTCGACAGCCCGTGCGAGCCGCGCCTATCGTGCACCAATACCGCGCGCTGCTGGCCCTGGGCACCGACCCCACCGCACTGCACAGCCCACCCGCCGACACGCCGATCACTCTGGCCCGGCTCCTGCGCGGGCTGCTACCGCTGGCCGAGACCGCCGAAAGGTGGGACCTGGACTACAACGCCCTCTACAACCACGGCGCACCCGGAGCGGACCAACGCCTGCGACGACTCGGTGGCGACCCGATCACCGCCGACCGCCACGACATCGAAGACCTGAACGCCACCGGCGGCGACCTCATCGCCGACCTCGGCGACACCGAGAAGGCCTTCACCGGATTCGGCTGCGTCGGAGAACTATTCACCGCCGTCGCCACCGGCGACCACTGAAATTCTGTCGACGACCACTGGCCGCAGCGTCTACCGTCCGGCCATGCCCGCGACCACCACACCCGACTCCAAACAGACCGCAGTTCGTCTACGACCGCTGCAGCACTGCGACGAGCACATGGTCCGCGCCGCACACGAAACCATGGCCCGCGACGACGACTTCCCCTTCGCGCTCGGCCTCACCCCCGCGATGGCATGGCCGCAATACCTCGCCACCCTCGACGACTACCGGCAGGGAATCAACCTGCCGCCCGGCATCGTGCCCGCCACCTTCCTCGTCGCCGTCGCCGGGGACGAGATCGTGGGCCGCACCTCGATCCGCCACACCCTCAACGACTTTCTGCGCCGGCGCGGCGGCCACATCGGCTACGCCGTACTCCCCCAGCACCGGCAACGCGGCTACGGCACCGAGATCCTGCGCCAATCCCTCCCGATCGCCCGCCAGCTCGGCATCGACGACGTCTTCATCACCTGCGACGACACCAACACCGCCTCCGCCCGCATCATCGAAACCTGCGGCGGCACACTGGAATCCATCGCGCCCTGGACCGACGGCACCCTCCAGCGCAGCTACTGGATCCACTGACCACCCCCGGCTGCTGGCGCGCCGTGCCGTCTCGTTATTGGACTGGTCCGGGGAGGGTGTTGAGGTAGGCCGTGAACTCGTCGCTGGGCCGGATCGAGTTGGTGTTGTCGCGGCGAGTGATGGTGGCCGCCAGCCCCAGACGCCCGTTCCGCCAGAAGTACACGTGTGGGCTGATCGGCCAGGGCTGCTCCTCATAATTGTGGCCCGCGATCTGCGCCAACAACGTGACCTGCTGGACCACCCGGACATCCACGACGGGGTAGGCGTACAGCCACTCCTTGGACGGCATGATCACCACCGCCGCCCCGTCCGGGCCGGTGACCGGGTATTCCCCGAGCCAGAGCGCGTGCGCGGTCAGGTATTCCGGGCCGGACAGCAGCGACAGCGGCGGAAGCCCCTCGCCCATCGGCACATCCATGTACTCGCTGGCGATCTCGACACCGCCGTCGGCGCGCACGTTGTGCTCGCCCAGGGCGAACAGGTCGTATTCGCCGATCGGCCAGTCCCGCAGCATGTCGTAGGTGACCGAGACGACCGTGTGCACGCGATCGATTAGCACCCGCTGCACCAGCCCCGGCGCCACGATCCGCCGCACCGTGCCGACCCCGCCCCCTGCCGCGCCATCGAGCCTGGTCCTGATCAATCCTCGCATGACCGCGAAATCGCCGTAGTCCAGCGGATCCTCGGCATCCATCATCGCGGCGACCACCCCGGTGTCGAATAAGTCACCGATCACACTCGGCCACTGCTCCCGCGGGTGGACCACCAGCTCCCGCCGGATCGTGTCCAGCTCTCGGCGGAACGAATACGGGCCGATCAACTCCACGACACCGAGAGCAAGCCAACGGCACACATACCCACGCTCCCGCGCCGCCGACACCAGAACCTCCACCACCGGGTCACTGGATCGCTCGGACATCGGCACACCCTCTCAGTGAATTGGCCAGGGCCGCAGCAGGTATCGACCCGCATCCGATTGTGACCCCACCTACCGACAGAAACCCCTCGCCACGGCGGCGAGAGCTCACAGGCCAGCTGCGGTACCACCGTCCCCGCACCCAACCTCACCGCCGAGGGTGCGGCCCATGACCACGACGTCCCACAACTCGCCGTTCCGGCGCACGTAATGCCGTCGCAATCGGCCTTCGATCTCGAAACCCGCCGATTCGTAGAGCCCGATGGCTGCCACGTTGTGCGGCCACACCTGCAGCGTAACCTTGTGCGCCCCATGCTCTTCGCTAAACCGGATCAGACTCTCCAGCAACAGGGTTCCGACTCCGCGACCACGCCAGTCGGCGGCGACCATCATCGCGATCTCGGTGACACCGGTGTGCGCGAAGCTCACCGTCGCGAACCCCACCAGACCACCACCGCCAGGGCAGGCGACGAACACCGCGCCACCGGCGTTGGTCAGTCTTGCCCGAATGCTCTGTGCGGTCGCGTCGGTGTCGACCGGGACCTCCGCGCCGATCCATTTCCCCTCACCCGCCACTTCGCCCCGAAGCTGGACGATCTGATCGACATCCGCGTCGACAGCGTGCCGCACCGTCACCTCGCGCGGCTGGTGGCCGACGGACCGTCTGAGCGCTTGCTGCTCGTCGGAAGTGTCAGCAGCCGGGGCCGACCGCGCCGCGGGGTTCGGCAGGCGGCCCAGCAGGGCGCCTTGGCCACTTTGCAGGACGTGAGCTGCCGCGAGGGGCACCCAGAAGCATTCCAGCCTGGTCGGTTCCTCGACCCCGTCGTGGTCTTCTTGGCTTCGCCATCGCTGTGGCGTTGCAGCGCTTGCGATTTCGAGGTGGTAGAAGTGGCGGAGCTGGATCTCCGCGCGATACGGGGCCAGGTCGTACTCGGCGGTCCCGAGCTTGCGAACAATGCGGTAGTCGCGCAACCCGGTCTCCTCGCGCGCTTCCCGCAACGCCGCCTCGGCGGGTGCCTCCCCCGGCTTGATCGTTCCCGCCGGCACCTGGATCCCGACTTCCTCAGGCCCGAAATCCAAGTGCCGGAACACCAGCAGCCGACCGTCCCGCACGATGTAGCACACCACCTTGTCGACAACGACTTTCCGCGACACCCGGAACTCCTCCCGCAAGCGGTCCTACGCGCCGGTGACAGTGAAGACCGGATGGGCTCGAGTTGTCACGCGAGTTATTGGGTGTCGGCGCCTTCACCGTTCGGCAGAATGCTGTTGTGCGGGCGGAGTGGAGTGAGGCCCAGTTGGGCCTGGTCAAGGGATCTGTGCGGGTGCTGGAGAGCCAGCCCGGTTGGCCGAAGGTATTCGAGCAACTCGCGTCGGCGCTGCGGCCCGCCCTCGGTGATCTGGCGATAGCTGTCGAGCACGTCGGGTCGACTTCAGTGCCGGGGCTTCCGGCCAAACCGATCGTGGACATCGCCATCGGCTTGGCGGCCGATACACAGCTCGTCGACGTCATCGCGGCTCTGGCACCGCTCGGCTACGAATTTCGTGGCGATAAGCACCAAGACGGTGGATGGTTGTTCGTGTTCAGCACCCGGCCGCTTTATCGCGTCGCACATGTTCATGCAGTGCGATATGGCGACCGGCAGTGGCGCGCGTATTTGAGGTTCCGTGATCGACTTCGTGCCGACCCTGCCGCGCACCGCGCCTACGCCCGGCTCAAACGTCAGCTGGCCGCGCAGCATGCCGACAATCGACAGGCGTACACGTCCGCCAAGAACTCGCTGATCGCCGAGCTGTTATCTGATGCGTAGCACCATCAACGTGAGACCGTCGGCCGACGATCTCAGAGGCTGAGGATCCGGTGCCAGGGTTACCGCCGGAGGGTCGGGTCGTCCGGGTCGATCTCTCGCATACCCAGTTGCACGGCACGCAATGTCAGCAGCAGCTTCATCCGCCATTGCGTCTCCCACTCCTGGGGGTCTCTCGGGTCTATCCCGGCGGCCAGCAGCGCGTCCGCGTCGATCGAGTCGTCCATTTTCGGTTGGACGCAGGATAGTTGCTGTCGGTGGCGGCGGCGATCTGACTGACCGGTGTGTGTCCTCTGCTGCTTCGAGATGGAACCACCTCGGTGCCGGGTGCGTCATATAGTGCGAGAGGCGAGCGGTCGGGCAGTGAGAGTCGAGGGGGCGAGATGGCGGACCGGGTGGAAATGGATCCGACCGAGGTACACGCCACAGCGGGGTGGCTGCAGACCTCGGCACGGGAGTTCACCGACGAACTGGACAAGCTGACACGGGAGGTACACACGTTCATCGGCGGGGACTGGCAGGGCAGCGCGGCCGGGTCACACCACGACGCGTGGACCGAGTGGGAACAGGGTGCCCGCCAGGTTATCGCCGGGCTGGAACACGACGCCACCGCCTTGCATCAAGCTGCCGAGATGACCGTGGGCACCGACCGGGGCAACGCGGCCGGGATCGGCGGCACCGGGCCGGGGGCGTAGGTGGACACCAGCGACTACCGCGTCGACCTGGACGGCATGCAAACCCTGATCGACAAGGCCGCCGGTCTGGAAAAACGCCTCGAGGACCGGCTGGGCGAAATCCGCACACGGATCGCCGACCTGCACATCAACTGGGTCGGCGACGCCGCCCAAGCTCACGCGACCGCCTCCGCGGAGTGGGCTGCTGGTGCCGCGGAGATGAATACCGCGCTCGGCGAGCTTCGCCAAGCGCTCGACCGCGCCCGAGGGGCGTATCACGCGGTCGGGCCCACGAACTACGAGATGTGGCCGCGATGACCGCGCCAACGGTGCCGCTGATCGTCTGCCGGGGCGGCGAATACCATTCCGCGGGCGAGGTTTTCGGCCAGATGGCCACCGACGCGCTGACCACGCACGCCGGGTTGGTGACCGTGCTGACCAACTACGCGGGCATGGCCGGCGACGACAGCGTCGGCGCGCAGTGGGCGAGCTCGTACAACGAAGCCGCCCAACTGGCCGTCTCCAGCTCGGCGAAACTGACCACCTCGTGCGGGCAGGTCCGCGACATCATCCTCGTCAGCGCCCACAACCATCAAGTCGCCGAAACCACCGCCAACCTGAACAATTCACCACCACCGCCAGCACCTCAGCTGCTGCCCGATCCCTGCCCGCCCGAGACCGTGCCCTCGGCGGCCGGGAACGGGATCCCGGAACCGTTCGGATGGTCGATCATCAAAGACGCGGTCGGGATGGCATGGCCCGACGGTCATCAAGACCAGCTCAACGCCGCCGCTACAGCCTGGTACACCGCCGCCGGGGACTACCGCACGATCGCCGGGCAAACCCCGCAAGCGGTCGAGTTTCTCCGCAATCAGCAGTCCCCCGAAATCGACGTCGCGGTCCAGACCTGCACCGACCGGCAGAACGATCTGACCGCGCTGGCCGACGCCTGCCAAACCCTCGGCGACGCATGCGGCAACTACGCCCATCACCTCGACGAGGCCCACAGCCAGATCCTCGACCAGCTCCGCGAACTCGCGATCGAAACCGCCGCCGGGGAAGCCGCGTTCGCGATCCTGATCCCGTTCACCGGCAGCCTGTCGGAGTGGATCGGCAACAGCGCCCTCGCCGCCCGCGTCGCGACCAAGGCCCGCCGGATCGCGACCATCATCGCCGAACTCGCCGCCAAGGCAGCGAAAATCGTCACCGACG carries:
- a CDS encoding WXG100 family type VII secretion target, encoding MADRVEMDPTEVHATAGWLQTSAREFTDELDKLTREVHTFIGGDWQGSAAGSHHDAWTEWEQGARQVIAGLEHDATALHQAAEMTVGTDRGNAAGIGGTGPGA
- a CDS encoding WXG100 family type VII secretion target — protein: MDTSDYRVDLDGMQTLIDKAAGLEKRLEDRLGEIRTRIADLHINWVGDAAQAHATASAEWAAGAAEMNTALGELRQALDRARGAYHAVGPTNYEMWPR
- a CDS encoding WXG100-like domain-containing protein, which encodes MTAPTVPLIVCRGGEYHSAGEVFGQMATDALTTHAGLVTVLTNYAGMAGDDSVGAQWASSYNEAAQLAVSSSAKLTTSCGQVRDIILVSAHNHQVAETTANLNNSPPPPAPQLLPDPCPPETVPSAAGNGIPEPFGWSIIKDAVGMAWPDGHQDQLNAAATAWYTAAGDYRTIAGQTPQAVEFLRNQQSPEIDVAVQTCTDRQNDLTALADACQTLGDACGNYAHHLDEAHSQILDQLRELAIETAAGEAAFAILIPFTGSLSEWIGNSALAARVATKARRIATIIAELAAKAAKIVTDAIKPLVERLKPLLERIRKWCEAARTKLTKRGDEPPRGDGPEGPSTKPSDQRDPFDTLTDEEKLKAKADLINDSSKTFRLTDANAEAALRSGPPGTRPEVAGDSGAGADIKFVDESGQVVARTELKCIDGGTNSFNNRLSDAGKQVEYDGKVYVQAPEGTDAAQWVRDFQGRRTDDQLGRYSKVDLTIVDSSGRVLGNYNVGTRLPPSR
- a CDS encoding GNAT family N-acetyltransferase, translated to MSRKVVVDKVVCYIVRDGRLLVFRHLDFGPEEVGIQVPAGTIKPGEAPAEAALREAREETGLRDYRIVRKLGTAEYDLAPYRAEIQLRHFYHLEIASAATPQRWRSQEDHDGVEEPTRLECFWVPLAAAHVLQSGQGALLGRLPNPAARSAPAADTSDEQQALRRSVGHQPREVTVRHAVDADVDQIVQLRGEVAGEGKWIGAEVPVDTDATAQSIRARLTNAGGAVFVACPGGGGLVGFATVSFAHTGVTEIAMMVAADWRGRGVGTLLLESLIRFSEEHGAHKVTLQVWPHNVAAIGLYESAGFEIEGRLRRHYVRRNGELWDVVVMGRTLGGEVGCGDGGTAAGL
- a CDS encoding GrpB family protein; this encodes MLESQPGWPKVFEQLASALRPALGDLAIAVEHVGSTSVPGLPAKPIVDIAIGLAADTQLVDVIAALAPLGYEFRGDKHQDGGWLFVFSTRPLYRVAHVHAVRYGDRQWRAYLRFRDRLRADPAAHRAYARLKRQLAAQHADNRQAYTSAKNSLIAELLSDA
- a CDS encoding tyrosine-type recombinase/integrase; this encodes MASIRERTRRDGSSYYQILYRYQGCQPSEKFDTRPEAERWLAVLNRVGVVEWLRMLYSTDTEPADIVSVPTVHEICTEIIDGLTGIEKGTRTRYKRILVNDIEPFFGADSPCTVITDLTIPKWVNHLAENVGNAAKTIANKHGVLFQLCKALVRRKLLPENPCAHTKLPRVVQTEMAFLEPDEFAALLAALPERWRLLVEFLIASGARWGEVTALQVRDIHRTKLTARINKAWKYTGSQPVLGAPKTKKSTRTINLPDHLVARLPLESRHPDEWLFALDDSSPVRIWYFYKDVWVPTRDALSLMKGDPLNGKKPRIHDLRHSCAAWMLTAGVPIHVVQAHLGHESIKTTVDVYGHLDRNAAASAAAVIGANLAPRQPDPAPTPAPTPDSGGSAAVLFFPTPAADGKAA
- a CDS encoding ribonuclease E inhibitor RraB; its protein translation is MTGTNTTYEHFIYGPTEQALARVADELTAAGYLVLDPPDFDSWRADRDPGIGWGLTAYGSLDKAFADAGRDDIEAACTKHGARYDGGGCFIAPPNPRD
- a CDS encoding GNAT family N-acetyltransferase, which translates into the protein MPATTTPDSKQTAVRLRPLQHCDEHMVRAAHETMARDDDFPFALGLTPAMAWPQYLATLDDYRQGINLPPGIVPATFLVAVAGDEIVGRTSIRHTLNDFLRRRGGHIGYAVLPQHRQRGYGTEILRQSLPIARQLGIDDVFITCDDTNTASARIIETCGGTLESIAPWTDGTLQRSYWIH